In a single window of the Thermus amyloliquefaciens genome:
- a CDS encoding NAD(P) transhydrogenase subunit alpha, with translation MVTIAVPKERAPGERRVALVPEVVARLVKQGARVRVEKGAGEGAYYPDAAYLEAGAEAVERGELLKGAHLLFTVQPPPEDLIGALEPGAIVVGFVQAHKNLDLVKALAAKKATVIAMELIPRITRAQSMDALSSQATVAGYLAALHAARLSPRFFPMLTTAAGTIRPAKVMVMGVGVAGLMAIATAKRLGAQVFAYDVRKAAVEQALSLGAKPIELPISAEGEGGYARELTEEEKRIQHEALREHVAGMDAIITTAQVPGRRAPILLTEDMVERLKPGTVVVDLAAESGGNCVLTRPGEVVEVKGVRIFGPLNLPSELAVHASEMYAKNLLNLSSLLLEKGEFAPKWEDEIIQGALLMKEGEILHGPTKALVGGA, from the coding sequence ATGGTGACCATCGCGGTTCCTAAGGAAAGGGCCCCAGGGGAAAGAAGGGTGGCCCTGGTGCCCGAGGTGGTGGCCCGCCTGGTCAAGCAGGGGGCGCGGGTGCGGGTGGAAAAGGGTGCCGGTGAGGGCGCCTACTACCCGGATGCCGCCTACCTCGAGGCGGGGGCAGAGGCGGTGGAGCGAGGGGAGCTCCTAAAGGGCGCCCACCTTCTCTTCACCGTCCAGCCGCCGCCGGAAGACCTGATCGGGGCCCTGGAGCCTGGGGCCATCGTGGTGGGTTTTGTCCAGGCCCACAAGAACCTGGACCTGGTGAAGGCCCTGGCCGCCAAAAAGGCCACGGTGATCGCCATGGAGCTCATCCCCCGCATCACCCGGGCCCAGAGCATGGACGCCCTCTCCAGCCAGGCCACGGTGGCGGGGTATCTGGCGGCCCTGCACGCCGCCAGGCTTTCCCCCCGCTTCTTCCCCATGCTCACCACCGCCGCGGGCACCATCCGTCCCGCCAAGGTGATGGTCATGGGGGTGGGGGTGGCGGGCCTCATGGCCATCGCCACCGCCAAGCGCCTGGGGGCCCAGGTCTTCGCCTACGACGTGCGCAAGGCGGCGGTGGAGCAGGCCCTCTCCCTGGGGGCCAAGCCCATTGAGCTCCCCATCAGCGCGGAAGGGGAAGGCGGTTACGCCCGCGAGCTCACCGAGGAGGAGAAGCGCATCCAGCACGAGGCCCTCAGGGAGCACGTGGCGGGTATGGACGCCATCATCACCACCGCCCAGGTGCCGGGTCGCCGGGCCCCCATCCTCCTCACGGAGGACATGGTGGAGCGGCTGAAGCCGGGCACCGTGGTGGTGGACCTGGCCGCGGAGTCGGGGGGCAACTGCGTCCTCACCCGGCCGGGGGAGGTGGTGGAGGTGAAGGGGGTGCGGATCTTTGGCCCCTTGAACCTTCCCAGCGAGCTGGCCGTGCACGCCTCGGAGATGTACGCCAAAAACCTTCTGAACCTTTCCAGCCTCCTCTTGGAAAAGGGCGAGTTCGCCCCCAAGTGGGAGGATGAGATCATCCAGGGGGCGCTTCTCATGAAGGAAGGCGAGATCCTGCACGGGCCCACCAAGGCCCTCGTGGGAGGTGCGTGA
- a CDS encoding proton-translocating transhydrogenase family protein produces MEFGFWSALYIFVLTAFLGYELITRVPVILHTPLMSGSNFIHGVVVVGAMVVLGHAETGLEKLIGFLGVILGAANAAGGYAVTVRMLEMFEKKPGKGGGQ; encoded by the coding sequence ATGGAGTTTGGCTTCTGGTCTGCCCTTTACATCTTCGTGCTCACCGCCTTTTTGGGGTACGAGCTCATCACCCGGGTGCCCGTGATCCTGCACACGCCCCTGATGTCGGGGTCCAACTTCATCCACGGGGTGGTGGTGGTGGGGGCCATGGTGGTCCTGGGGCACGCGGAAACCGGCCTGGAGAAGCTCATCGGCTTCCTGGGGGTGATCCTGGGCGCGGCCAACGCCGCCGGGGGGTATGCGGTCACGGTGCGCATGCTGGAGATGTTTGAGAAAAAGCCGGGCAAAGGGGGTGGTCAGTAA
- a CDS encoding NAD(P)(+) transhydrogenase (Re/Si-specific) subunit beta produces MDLIQAAYFVVAILFIVGLKRMAHPTTAKSGIVWAGWGMVLAVLATFFWPGMGNFALMLLALLVGSAVAWWAAVKVAMTDMPQMVAIYNGMGGGAAATIAAVELLKGAFENPGLMALAILGGLIGSVAFTGSLIAFAKLQGIMKSRPILFPGQKGVNALVLLVTVLLGFSLLWNDPTLSIVLFFLLALLFGVLMTLPIGGGDMPVAISFYNAFTGMAVGFEGFAVGNPALMVAGTLVGAAGTLLTVLMAKAMNRSVWSVLMGGFGVEQEAGEVKGSLKPIDVEDAAVMLAYAGKVVFVPGYGMALSQAQHKVKELADLLENKGVEVKFAIHPVAGRMPGHMNVLLAEAGVDYDKLKDLEEINPEFPTVDVAVVIGANDVVNPAARRQGSPLYGMPILDVDKAKNVIVIKRGQGKGFAGVENELFYADNTRMLYGDAQNVLTQLTQALKKL; encoded by the coding sequence ATGGACCTCATCCAGGCAGCCTACTTCGTGGTGGCCATCCTCTTCATCGTGGGTTTGAAGCGCATGGCCCACCCCACCACCGCCAAAAGCGGCATCGTGTGGGCGGGGTGGGGCATGGTGCTGGCGGTTTTGGCCACCTTCTTCTGGCCGGGGATGGGCAACTTCGCCCTCATGCTCCTGGCCCTGTTGGTGGGTTCGGCGGTGGCCTGGTGGGCAGCGGTCAAGGTGGCCATGACCGACATGCCCCAGATGGTGGCCATCTACAACGGCATGGGCGGCGGCGCCGCCGCCACCATCGCCGCGGTGGAGCTCCTGAAGGGAGCCTTTGAGAACCCGGGCCTGATGGCCCTGGCCATCCTGGGTGGGCTTATCGGCAGCGTGGCCTTCACGGGAAGCCTCATCGCCTTTGCCAAGCTCCAGGGCATCATGAAAAGCCGCCCCATCCTCTTCCCCGGGCAGAAGGGGGTGAACGCCCTGGTCCTCCTGGTCACGGTGCTCTTGGGCTTCTCCCTCCTCTGGAACGACCCCACCCTGAGCATCGTCCTCTTCTTCCTCCTGGCCCTCCTATTCGGCGTCCTCATGACCCTGCCCATCGGCGGTGGGGACATGCCGGTGGCCATCAGCTTTTACAACGCCTTCACCGGCATGGCCGTGGGCTTTGAGGGCTTCGCCGTGGGGAACCCCGCCCTGATGGTGGCGGGCACCCTGGTGGGGGCGGCGGGTACCCTCCTCACGGTGCTCATGGCCAAGGCCATGAACCGCTCGGTGTGGAGTGTCCTCATGGGGGGCTTCGGCGTGGAGCAGGAGGCAGGGGAGGTCAAGGGCTCCTTGAAGCCCATCGACGTGGAGGACGCCGCCGTCATGCTGGCCTATGCGGGCAAGGTGGTCTTCGTGCCCGGCTACGGCATGGCCCTCTCCCAGGCCCAGCACAAGGTGAAGGAGCTGGCGGACCTCCTGGAGAACAAGGGGGTGGAGGTGAAGTTCGCCATCCACCCGGTGGCGGGGCGGATGCCGGGGCACATGAACGTGCTCCTGGCCGAGGCCGGGGTGGACTACGACAAGCTGAAGGACCTCGAGGAGATCAACCCCGAGTTCCCCACCGTGGACGTGGCGGTGGTCATCGGGGCCAACGACGTGGTGAACCCCGCCGCCCGCCGCCAGGGGAGTCCCCTTTACGGCATGCCCATCCTGGACGTGGACAAGGCCAAGAACGTGATCGTCATCAAGCGGGGCCAGGGCAAGGGCTTCGCCGGGGTGGAGAACGAGCTCTTCTACGCCGACAACACCCGCATGCTCTACGGGGACGCCCAGAACGTCCTCACCCAGCTCACCCAGGCCCTGAAGAAGCTCTAG
- the rpsF gene encoding 30S ribosomal protein S6: MRKYEVNIILSPNLDQTQLALEKEVIGKALEAHGARVEKVEEWGVRRLAYPIAKDTQGYFLWYQVEMPEDRVNDLARELRLRDNVRRVMVVKTQEPLLTKA, from the coding sequence ATGCGCAAGTACGAGGTGAACATCATCCTGAGCCCCAACCTGGACCAGACCCAGCTCGCCCTGGAGAAGGAGGTCATCGGTAAGGCCCTCGAGGCCCATGGGGCCCGGGTGGAGAAGGTGGAGGAGTGGGGGGTGCGCCGCCTGGCCTACCCCATCGCCAAGGACACCCAGGGCTACTTCCTCTGGTACCAGGTGGAGATGCCTGAAGACCGGGTGAACGACCTGGCCCGGGAGCTCCGCCTGCGCGACAACGTGCGCCGGGTCATGGTGGTGAAAACCCAGGAGCCCCTCCTCACCAAGGCGTAG
- a CDS encoding single-stranded DNA-binding protein, which yields MARGLNRVFLIGTLTARPDMRYTPGGMAILDLSLAGQDTLLDASGQEREVAWYHRVRLLGRQAEMWGDILERGQLVFVEGRLEYRQWEREGERRSEIQIRADFIDPLEGRGRETLEDARGQPRLRHALNQVILMGNLTRDPDLRYTPQGTAVVRLGLAVNERRPGQGPDGEKTHFVEVQAWRDLAEWASELRRGEGLLVIGRLVNDSWTSSTGERRFQTRVEALRLERPTRGPERTGGSRPQEPGRSVQTGGVDIDEGLEDFPPEEDLPF from the coding sequence ATGGCACGAGGCCTGAACCGCGTTTTCCTCATCGGTACCCTTACCGCCCGCCCGGACATGCGCTATACCCCGGGGGGGATGGCCATTCTGGACCTGAGCCTGGCGGGCCAGGATACCCTTCTGGATGCCTCCGGCCAGGAGCGGGAGGTGGCCTGGTACCACCGGGTCCGCCTGTTGGGCCGGCAGGCGGAGATGTGGGGGGATATTCTGGAAAGGGGCCAGCTGGTCTTTGTGGAGGGCCGGCTGGAGTACCGGCAGTGGGAGCGGGAAGGGGAGAGGCGGAGCGAGATCCAGATCCGGGCGGACTTCATCGACCCCTTGGAGGGGCGGGGCCGCGAGACCCTGGAGGACGCCCGGGGCCAGCCCAGGCTCCGCCACGCCCTCAACCAGGTGATCCTCATGGGTAACCTCACCCGCGATCCCGATCTGCGCTACACCCCCCAGGGGACGGCGGTGGTCAGGCTGGGCCTGGCGGTGAACGAGCGCCGCCCGGGCCAGGGGCCGGATGGGGAGAAGACCCACTTCGTGGAGGTTCAGGCCTGGCGCGACCTGGCCGAGTGGGCCTCCGAGCTTAGGCGGGGTGAGGGGCTTTTGGTGATCGGCCGTTTGGTGAACGACTCCTGGACGAGCTCCACCGGGGAGAGGCGCTTCCAGACCCGTGTGGAAGCCCTCAGGTTGGAGCGACCCACCCGTGGGCCTGAAAGGACCGGCGGAAGCAGGCCCCAAGAGCCAGGGCGCTCTGTCCAGACGGGTGGGGTGGACATTGACGAAGGACTGGAAGACTTCCCGCCGGAGGAGGATTTGCCGTTTTGA
- the rpsR gene encoding 30S ribosomal protein S18 — MSTKNAKPKKETPKRPSRKAKVKASLGEFDLRDYRNVEVLKRFLSETGKILPRRRTGLSAKEQRILARTIKRARILGLLPFTEKLVRK, encoded by the coding sequence TTGAGCACGAAGAACGCTAAACCCAAGAAGGAGACGCCGAAGCGTCCTTCCAGGAAGGCCAAGGTGAAGGCCAGCCTGGGGGAGTTTGACCTTAGGGACTACCGCAACGTGGAGGTGCTGAAGCGGTTCCTGTCGGAGACGGGGAAGATCCTTCCCCGCCGCCGCACGGGGCTTTCCGCCAAGGAGCAAAGGATCCTCGCCCGCACCATCAAGCGGGCCAGGATTCTGGGGCTTCTTCCCTTCACGGAGAAGCTGGTGCGCAAGTAG
- the rplI gene encoding 50S ribosomal protein L9, with the protein MKVILLEPLENLGDVGQVVNVKPGYAKNYLLPRGLAVLATESNLKALEAKIRAQAKRLAERKAEAERLKEILENLTLTIPVRAGETKIYGSVTAKDIAEALSRQHGITIDPKRLVLEKPIKELGEYVLTYKPHPEVPIQVKVSVVAQ; encoded by the coding sequence ATGAAGGTCATCCTGCTGGAACCCCTGGAGAACCTGGGCGACGTGGGCCAGGTGGTGAACGTGAAGCCCGGCTACGCCAAGAACTACCTCCTGCCCCGGGGCCTGGCGGTCTTGGCCACGGAGAGCAACCTGAAGGCCCTCGAGGCCAAGATCCGCGCCCAGGCCAAGCGCCTGGCAGAAAGGAAGGCGGAGGCGGAGAGGCTTAAGGAGATCCTGGAAAACCTCACCCTCACCATCCCGGTGCGGGCGGGGGAGACCAAGATCTACGGCTCCGTGACCGCCAAGGACATCGCCGAGGCCCTTTCCCGCCAGCACGGCATCACCATTGATCCCAAGCGCCTGGTGCTGGAAAAGCCCATCAAGGAACTGGGGGAGTACGTCCTCACCTACAAGCCCCACCCCGAGGTGCCCATCCAGGTGAAGGTGAGCGTGGTGGCCCAGTAG
- a CDS encoding SDR family oxidoreductase, translated as MRRVLITGAGSGIGLATARLLAARGYRVYGGVRKEEDGERLRALGVEPLLLDVTREEDLLGAREALGGEGLWGLVANAGVAVAGPLELVPPSAFREALEVNVLGVHATVRAFLPLLRKGQGRVVLMGSVSGLVALPLMGPYAASKFALEALADALRVELRPFGVGVVLIQPGSVATPIWERSARAAEGYLLPPPPGTEGVYGRYLEVARKMAQRSARAGLPPERVAEAVRHALESPRPRARYLVARRDGAWQTLLLRLLPAALRDRILARALGV; from the coding sequence ATGCGGCGGGTGCTCATCACCGGGGCGGGTAGCGGCATCGGCCTGGCCACGGCCCGGCTCCTTGCGGCCAGGGGGTACCGGGTTTACGGGGGGGTGCGGAAGGAGGAGGACGGGGAGCGCCTAAGGGCCCTGGGGGTGGAGCCCCTCCTTCTGGACGTGACCCGGGAGGAGGACCTCCTTGGGGCCCGGGAGGCCCTGGGAGGAGAGGGTCTTTGGGGCCTGGTGGCCAACGCGGGGGTGGCGGTGGCGGGGCCCTTGGAGCTGGTGCCCCCTTCCGCCTTCCGAGAGGCCTTGGAGGTGAACGTCCTGGGGGTGCACGCCACGGTGCGGGCCTTTTTGCCCCTTTTGCGGAAGGGCCAGGGGCGGGTGGTCCTCATGGGCTCGGTTTCCGGCCTGGTGGCCCTTCCCCTCATGGGGCCCTACGCCGCCAGCAAGTTCGCCCTCGAGGCCCTGGCGGACGCCCTAAGGGTGGAGCTAAGGCCCTTTGGGGTGGGGGTGGTCCTCATCCAGCCCGGCTCCGTGGCCACCCCCATCTGGGAGCGCTCGGCACGGGCGGCGGAGGGCTACCTGCTCCCGCCCCCTCCCGGCACGGAGGGGGTCTATGGGCGCTACCTGGAGGTGGCCCGGAAGATGGCGCAAAGGAGCGCCCGGGCGGGCCTGCCCCCGGAAAGGGTGGCGGAGGCGGTGCGCCACGCCTTGGAAAGCCCAAGGCCGCGGGCCCGCTACCTGGTGGCCAGGCGGGATGGGGCCTGGCAGACCCTCCTCCTCCGCCTCCTGCCCGCCGCCTTGCGGGACCGGATCCTGGCCCGGGCCTTGGGCGTTTAG
- the lipB gene encoding lipoyl(octanoyl) transferase LipB: MEFLVEDLGLVPYGEAWAYQKRVHSEVVRGERPPTLLLLEHPRVITLGRKATGENLLFPESWYRENGFELYWVERGGDVTYHGPGQLVGYPIFPVGREVRRFLRQIEEAMVKVAAGYGLEAYPTPGYAGVWVGEDKLCAIGVAVKEEVSFHGFALNVSTDLNDFTVIIPCGLKGKGVTSLEKLLGRKVPMPEVKARVVEAFAEVFGMVPRYREERHEAQV, from the coding sequence GTGGAGTTCCTGGTGGAGGACCTGGGCCTCGTGCCCTACGGGGAGGCCTGGGCGTACCAAAAGCGGGTGCACAGCGAGGTGGTGCGGGGGGAGCGCCCCCCCACCCTCCTCCTCCTGGAGCACCCCCGGGTCATCACCCTGGGCCGCAAGGCCACGGGGGAGAACCTGCTTTTCCCCGAGAGCTGGTACCGGGAAAACGGCTTTGAGCTCTACTGGGTGGAGCGGGGCGGGGACGTGACCTACCACGGCCCGGGGCAGCTGGTGGGCTACCCCATCTTCCCCGTGGGGCGGGAGGTGCGCCGCTTCCTGCGCCAGATTGAGGAGGCCATGGTGAAGGTGGCGGCAGGCTACGGCCTCGAGGCCTACCCTACCCCGGGGTACGCGGGGGTCTGGGTGGGGGAGGACAAGCTTTGCGCCATCGGGGTGGCGGTGAAGGAGGAGGTGAGCTTCCACGGCTTCGCCCTGAACGTCTCCACCGACCTCAACGACTTCACCGTGATCATCCCCTGCGGCCTGAAGGGCAAGGGGGTCACCTCGCTGGAGAAGCTTCTGGGCCGCAAGGTGCCCATGCCCGAGGTGAAGGCGCGGGTGGTGGAGGCCTTTGCGGAGGTCTTCGGCATGGTGCCCCGGTACAGGGAGGAACGGCATGAAGCCCAAGTTTGA
- the lipA gene encoding lipoyl synthase: protein MKPKFETLELLAPTGEVIELKVVKNGLSKARPEPVDRQKPPWLRATLPTGAKYQALKHTVEELRLHTVCQEALCPNVGECWTHGTLTVMILGSICTRACKFCAVDTGNPRGILDPEEPERVAEAISRLNIRYVVLTSVDRDDLPDGGAGHFAATIRAIKAKAPGVLVEALTPDFQGDLRAVETVLDAGPEVYAQNLETVRRLTPKVRDPRAGYEQTLKVLAHARRYRPEVLTKSSLMLGLGEREEEILEAMRDLRAAGVDILTLGQYLRPTPAHLPVARYVPPEDFKRYEAWGYELGFKEVFSGPLVRSSYRADRVFLEATSRP, encoded by the coding sequence ATGAAGCCCAAGTTTGAGACGCTGGAGCTTTTGGCCCCCACGGGGGAGGTGATTGAGCTCAAGGTGGTGAAAAACGGCTTGAGCAAGGCCCGCCCCGAGCCCGTGGACCGGCAGAAGCCCCCCTGGCTTAGGGCCACCCTGCCCACGGGGGCCAAGTACCAGGCCCTGAAGCACACCGTGGAGGAGCTCAGGCTCCACACCGTCTGCCAGGAGGCCCTCTGCCCCAACGTGGGGGAGTGCTGGACCCACGGCACCCTCACGGTGATGATCCTGGGGAGCATCTGCACCCGGGCCTGCAAGTTCTGCGCCGTGGACACGGGGAACCCCCGCGGCATCCTGGACCCCGAGGAGCCCGAGCGGGTGGCCGAGGCCATCAGCAGGCTCAACATCCGCTACGTGGTCCTCACCAGCGTGGACCGGGACGACCTGCCGGATGGCGGGGCGGGCCACTTCGCCGCCACCATTCGGGCCATCAAGGCCAAGGCCCCCGGGGTCCTGGTGGAGGCCCTCACCCCCGACTTCCAGGGGGACCTCAGGGCGGTGGAGACGGTCTTGGATGCGGGCCCTGAGGTTTATGCCCAGAACCTGGAGACCGTGCGCCGCCTCACCCCCAAGGTGCGCGACCCCCGCGCCGGGTACGAGCAGACCCTGAAGGTCCTGGCCCACGCCAGGCGCTACCGGCCCGAAGTGCTCACCAAGAGCAGCCTCATGCTGGGCCTGGGGGAAAGGGAGGAGGAGATCCTCGAGGCCATGCGGGACCTAAGGGCGGCGGGGGTGGACATCCTCACCCTGGGCCAGTACCTGCGCCCCACCCCGGCCCACCTGCCCGTGGCCCGCTACGTGCCCCCCGAGGACTTTAAGCGCTATGAGGCCTGGGGGTATGAGCTCGGGTTCAAGGAGGTGTTTTCCGGGCCCCTGGTGCGGAGCTCCTACCGGGCGGACCGGGTCTTTCTGGAGGCCACCTCCCGCCCATGA
- a CDS encoding DUF3054 domain-containing protein, with product MSPLFLLDLLALLLFAGVGLLSHGQAVSAGGLARNVLPVLFVWLLLSPFLGTYRRPTWANLLLTWAIALPAGLWLRQMVFGGAFGTGFFVFLAVAMGFSLLFLLLLRGLAKLLRLW from the coding sequence ATGAGCCCCCTTTTCCTCCTGGACCTCTTGGCCCTTCTCCTCTTCGCTGGGGTGGGCCTCCTCTCCCACGGCCAGGCGGTGAGCGCGGGGGGACTGGCCCGGAACGTCCTCCCCGTCCTCTTCGTGTGGCTCCTCCTTTCCCCCTTCCTCGGCACCTACCGCAGGCCCACCTGGGCCAACCTCCTCCTCACCTGGGCCATCGCCCTGCCCGCGGGGCTATGGCTTAGGCAGATGGTCTTCGGGGGAGCCTTCGGCACGGGCTTTTTCGTCTTCCTGGCCGTGGCCATGGGCTTTAGCCTCCTCTTCCTCCTCCTCCTTCGGGGCCTCGCCAAGCTCCTCAGGCTCTGGTAA
- a CDS encoding NAD(P)-dependent oxidoreductase codes for MEKVAFLGLGAMGYPMAAHLAKRFPTLVWNRTFAKALRHQEEFGSQAVPLEGVAEAQVLFTCLPTTKEVTEVAEALLPHLRPGTYWVDATSGEPEGSRRLAERLLERGVVYLDAPVSGGTVGAEKGTLTVMVGGPEEAVERVRPYLAYAKKVVHVGPVGAGHAVKAINNAFLAVNLWAAGEGLLALVTQGVSAERALEVINASSGRSNATENLIPERVVSRAFPKTFALGLLVKDLGIAMGVLDRQKAPSPLLRLTREVYEMAKRELGAEADHVEALKLLERWGGVEIR; via the coding sequence ATGGAAAAGGTGGCCTTCCTCGGTCTTGGGGCCATGGGCTACCCCATGGCCGCCCATCTGGCCAAAAGGTTCCCCACCCTGGTCTGGAACCGGACCTTTGCCAAGGCCTTGAGGCACCAGGAGGAGTTTGGTTCCCAGGCCGTGCCCCTGGAAGGGGTGGCGGAGGCCCAGGTGCTCTTCACCTGCCTCCCCACCACCAAGGAGGTGACCGAGGTGGCGGAGGCCCTTTTGCCCCACCTAAGGCCCGGCACCTACTGGGTGGACGCCACCAGCGGCGAGCCCGAGGGGAGCCGCAGGCTGGCGGAGCGCCTTTTGGAAAGGGGCGTGGTCTATCTGGACGCCCCGGTTTCCGGCGGGACCGTCGGGGCGGAAAAGGGCACCCTCACGGTGATGGTGGGAGGGCCAGAGGAGGCGGTGGAGCGGGTGAGGCCCTACCTGGCCTACGCCAAGAAGGTGGTCCACGTGGGGCCCGTGGGGGCGGGGCATGCGGTGAAGGCCATCAACAACGCCTTTTTGGCGGTGAACCTCTGGGCGGCGGGGGAGGGGCTTTTGGCCCTGGTAACGCAGGGGGTTTCCGCGGAGAGGGCCCTGGAGGTGATCAACGCCTCCAGCGGCCGCTCCAACGCCACGGAGAACCTCATCCCCGAGCGCGTGGTAAGCCGCGCCTTCCCCAAGACCTTTGCCCTGGGCCTTTTGGTGAAGGACCTGGGGATCGCCATGGGGGTCCTGGATAGGCAAAAGGCTCCAAGCCCCCTCCTCCGCCTCACCCGGGAGGTCTACGAGATGGCCAAGCGGGAGTTGGGCGCGGAGGCCGACCACGTGGAGGCCCTGAAGCTCCTGGAGCGCTGGGGCGGGGTGGAGATCCGCTAG
- the lpdA gene encoding dihydrolipoyl dehydrogenase produces the protein MKTYDLIVIGTGPGGYHAAIRGAQLGLRVLAVEAAEVGGVCLNVGCIPTKALLHAAETLHHLEVAEGFGLKATPELDLKKLGAWRDGVVKRLTGGVAGLLKGNKVELLRGFARLVGPREIEVNGERYGARSVILATGSEPATLKGFPFGEDVWDSTRALRVEEGIPKRLLVIGGGAVGLELGQVYHRLGAQVTLIEYMPEILPAGDPETAALLRKALEREGLRVRTGTKAVGYEKKKDGLHVVLEPAQGGQGETLVVDKILVAVGRKPRTEGLGLEKAGVALDERGFVRVNARMETSVPGVYAIGDVAKPPLLAHKAMREGLVAAENAAGRTSAFDYQVPSVVYTSPEWAGVGLTEEEARKAGYKVKVGKFPLSASGRALTLGGAEGLIKVVGDEATDLLLGVFMVGPQAGELIAEATLALEMGATVSDLGLTVHPHPTLSEGLMEAAEALHKQAIHILNR, from the coding sequence ATGAAGACCTACGACCTGATCGTGATCGGCACCGGACCCGGCGGCTACCATGCGGCCATAAGGGGCGCCCAGCTTGGCCTAAGGGTTTTGGCGGTGGAAGCCGCCGAGGTGGGGGGGGTGTGCCTGAACGTGGGGTGCATCCCCACCAAGGCCCTGTTGCACGCGGCGGAAACCCTCCACCACCTCGAGGTGGCCGAGGGCTTTGGCCTCAAGGCCACGCCCGAGCTGGACTTGAAGAAGCTGGGCGCCTGGCGGGATGGGGTGGTGAAGCGGCTCACCGGGGGGGTGGCGGGGCTTTTAAAGGGCAACAAGGTGGAGCTTTTGCGGGGCTTCGCCCGCCTTGTGGGGCCCAGGGAAATAGAGGTCAACGGGGAGCGCTACGGGGCAAGGAGCGTCATCCTGGCCACGGGGAGCGAGCCCGCCACCCTCAAGGGCTTCCCCTTCGGCGAGGACGTCTGGGACTCCACCCGGGCCCTTAGGGTGGAGGAAGGCATCCCAAAGCGCCTTTTGGTGATCGGGGGCGGGGCGGTGGGCCTCGAGCTGGGCCAGGTCTACCACCGCCTGGGCGCCCAGGTGACCCTCATCGAGTACATGCCGGAGATCCTCCCCGCGGGCGATCCCGAGACCGCCGCCCTCCTGCGCAAGGCCCTGGAGAGGGAAGGCCTTAGGGTGCGCACCGGCACCAAGGCCGTGGGCTACGAGAAGAAAAAGGACGGCCTCCACGTGGTCCTGGAGCCCGCCCAGGGGGGCCAGGGGGAGACCCTGGTGGTGGACAAAATCCTGGTGGCCGTGGGCCGCAAGCCCCGCACGGAGGGGCTTGGCCTGGAAAAGGCCGGGGTGGCCCTGGACGAGCGGGGCTTCGTGCGGGTGAACGCCCGGATGGAAACCTCCGTCCCCGGCGTCTACGCCATCGGCGACGTGGCCAAGCCCCCCCTCCTTGCCCACAAGGCCATGCGGGAGGGCCTGGTGGCCGCGGAGAACGCCGCGGGCAGGACGAGCGCCTTTGACTACCAGGTGCCCAGCGTGGTCTACACCTCCCCCGAGTGGGCCGGGGTAGGGCTCACGGAGGAGGAGGCCAGGAAGGCGGGGTACAAGGTGAAGGTGGGGAAGTTCCCCCTTTCCGCCTCCGGGCGGGCCCTGACCCTGGGAGGCGCGGAGGGGCTGATCAAGGTGGTGGGGGATGAGGCCACCGACCTGCTGCTTGGGGTCTTCATGGTGGGCCCCCAGGCGGGGGAGCTCATCGCCGAGGCCACCTTGGCCCTGGAGATGGGGGCCACGGTCTCCGACCTGGGCCTCACGGTCCACCCCCACCCCACCCTCTCCGAGGGGCTCATGGAGGCGGCGGAGGCCCTTCACAAGCAGGCCATCCACATCCTGAACCGCTAA